The proteins below come from a single Serratia fonticola genomic window:
- a CDS encoding DUF1127 domain-containing protein produces the protein MSNIVENQIDGGCLSAEGATTKHYSIVARLWLKAYRWAKRWNERRKAANTLARLNGDQLKDIGLRRDDIKRDYSRPFWR, from the coding sequence ATGAGTAATATTGTTGAAAATCAAATTGATGGTGGCTGCTTATCGGCTGAGGGAGCAACAACGAAACACTATTCTATTGTTGCCCGTTTATGGCTAAAAGCATACAGATGGGCAAAGCGTTGGAATGAGCGGCGCAAAGCTGCCAATACCCTGGCAAGGCTGAATGGCGATCAGCTAAAGGATATCGGTCTACGCCGGGATGATATCAAGCGAGACTACAGCCGTCCGTTCTGGCGCTGA
- a CDS encoding exo-beta-N-acetylmuramidase NamZ family protein: MRHLLLTVLFLCSSFALSAGYASAVPGIVLGVDQEQTYGPLLKNKRVGLMVNQSSINKQGQHTIDKLLAEQEKYQFTVTTLFSVEHGIRGNADAGLGDDNHIDKHSGLPIVSLYGRDEDGRSRAHPTEAQLANVDIVIYDLQDVGVRFFTYTISLHHMLESLQKYHKKMMVFDRPNPLGSHVYGPILEEAYISGIGMHPIPMVHGLTSGEFARMITGEGWLTNFNDTHWQAFGNKHHQLPAEDLMVISMANYQHDTPYSLPVRPSPNLRSDLAIQLYPSLGLFEATSVNMGRGSDHPFEQLGFPTRQFYVNTCYQVDINQQKTGWPQAGKEVCGEILTATDISQVKPTIRYLVDWWFKFKTAGYEMVIPAAKEAQYLDYQEEFFLIRPQWLAKLTGTSKLVTLLNDASERKLSVDETVQFIEAQWQPAVDSYLQLREKYKLYP, from the coding sequence ATGAGGCATCTGCTACTGACAGTGTTATTCCTGTGCTCGTCGTTTGCTCTCAGCGCTGGCTATGCCAGCGCTGTACCAGGCATAGTGCTCGGCGTCGACCAGGAACAAACCTATGGGCCACTGCTCAAAAATAAGCGCGTCGGCCTGATGGTGAACCAAAGCTCAATCAATAAACAGGGCCAACACACCATCGACAAATTGCTCGCCGAGCAGGAAAAATATCAATTTACCGTGACCACTCTGTTCTCGGTAGAACACGGTATCCGTGGTAATGCCGATGCCGGGCTGGGCGACGATAACCATATCGATAAGCACAGCGGCCTGCCGATCGTGTCTTTGTATGGCAGGGATGAGGATGGACGTTCTCGAGCCCATCCCACCGAGGCACAGTTAGCCAATGTCGATATCGTTATTTACGATCTGCAGGATGTGGGCGTTCGTTTCTTTACCTACACCATTTCCCTGCACCATATGCTGGAAAGCCTGCAAAAATACCATAAGAAAATGATGGTATTCGACCGGCCCAATCCGCTCGGCAGCCATGTGTATGGCCCTATTCTTGAGGAGGCATACATCTCGGGGATTGGTATGCATCCGATACCAATGGTGCACGGACTCACCTCCGGGGAGTTTGCCCGCATGATCACCGGCGAAGGTTGGCTGACGAATTTCAACGATACCCACTGGCAGGCCTTTGGCAACAAACACCATCAGTTGCCCGCTGAAGACCTGATGGTTATCAGCATGGCTAACTACCAGCATGACACCCCTTATTCACTGCCAGTACGGCCATCACCGAACCTGCGCAGCGATCTGGCTATCCAGCTTTACCCTTCTTTGGGGCTGTTTGAAGCCACCAGCGTCAACATGGGCAGAGGTTCAGACCATCCATTTGAACAACTGGGTTTCCCTACGCGCCAGTTTTACGTCAATACCTGCTATCAGGTGGATATTAACCAGCAGAAAACCGGCTGGCCCCAGGCCGGAAAGGAAGTGTGCGGGGAGATTTTGACCGCTACCGATATCAGCCAGGTTAAACCAACGATACGTTACCTGGTCGACTGGTGGTTCAAGTTCAAGACTGCGGGCTATGAGATGGTGATCCCTGCGGCAAAAGAAGCGCAGTACCTGGATTATCAGGAGGAGTTCTTCTTGATACGCCCTCAGTGGCTGGCCAAGCTCACCGGCACCAGCAAACTGGTTACGTTGCTGAATGACGCAAGCGAAAGAAAACTGTCCGTTGATGAAACGGTCCAGTTCATCGAAGCCCAGTGGCAACCAGCGGTGGATAGCTATTTGCAGTTGCGTGAGAAATATAAGCTTTACCCTTAA
- a CDS encoding glycoside hydrolase family 3 protein — MKKIIPAIFLFSAGSYAAAIPETQLKEMWLSPKGAAEKIIADMSLAEKLGQMLMVDIRSWDENGSESKTPFTEMNTNVSKMMTDYHLGSVILFRENLINTPQTVELINNFQHARSNLPLFISTDQEGGYVTRLRVGTEMPGNMALGATGVADLAKQAGNIHGYELTSLGFNFNFGPVVDVNNNQNNPVIGVRSYSDDPILVGQLARSYIEGIHQYPVLTSLKHFPGHGNVASDTHFALPSVNTDKASWQQTELKPFVDVMPDTDAIMTAHVVVPALDSTILTNIKGEKIGTPATLSKAILTDTLRNQLKFDGLILTDAMDMGAITGNFDRHWSIKQAILAGNDIVLMPIGIKDSASIEQLGELYAYLQAEAEKDPVLKQRIEDSAQRVIYTKLSKRISPAPHNAATAESIVASKAHKDLENAISERAITLIKNDRVLPYPLKAQNNIMVFSDEGPRNELINKHLAQIADELKVGLNVKDQVVKLDQDTLTTEEIEQQLQGQQLVILATYNLKLNPANAQRIIDVANKQNIPLVVIATRNPYDIAYLSGVKANIAIYGITGFDVTNNVRNSLETNIRSGLRTLFKGPAGDSLATPHGKLPVDIKTPDNNNVLYPRGYGLTAL; from the coding sequence ATGAAAAAAATAATACCGGCCATATTTTTATTTAGTGCCGGAAGCTATGCTGCCGCTATTCCTGAAACCCAACTAAAAGAGATGTGGCTCTCCCCCAAAGGCGCAGCTGAAAAGATCATTGCCGACATGAGTTTGGCGGAAAAACTCGGACAAATGTTGATGGTGGACATTCGTTCCTGGGATGAAAACGGCAGCGAAAGCAAAACCCCTTTTACCGAGATGAATACCAACGTCAGTAAAATGATGACGGACTATCATTTAGGCTCGGTGATCCTGTTCCGTGAAAACCTGATTAATACCCCACAAACGGTTGAGTTGATTAATAATTTCCAGCACGCACGGAGTAACTTACCGCTGTTTATCAGTACCGATCAGGAAGGTGGGTATGTTACCCGCCTGCGTGTGGGCACTGAGATGCCGGGCAATATGGCCTTGGGGGCTACCGGTGTGGCCGATTTAGCCAAACAGGCTGGGAATATTCATGGTTATGAGTTAACCAGCCTTGGGTTTAACTTTAACTTTGGGCCTGTAGTGGATGTGAATAACAACCAGAATAATCCAGTCATCGGCGTTCGCTCTTATTCCGACGATCCAATTCTGGTTGGACAATTAGCTCGAAGCTATATCGAAGGTATTCACCAATATCCGGTGCTCACCTCTCTGAAGCACTTCCCTGGGCACGGCAACGTCGCCTCAGATACCCATTTTGCACTCCCCAGCGTCAACACGGATAAGGCTTCATGGCAACAGACCGAACTGAAACCCTTTGTCGACGTGATGCCCGATACCGATGCCATCATGACCGCCCATGTGGTGGTGCCAGCGCTTGATAGCACCATCCTGACCAACATCAAGGGAGAGAAAATCGGTACCCCGGCGACCTTATCCAAAGCGATCTTGACCGATACCCTGCGTAATCAACTCAAGTTTGACGGGCTGATCCTGACGGATGCCATGGACATGGGAGCCATTACCGGCAATTTTGACCGTCATTGGTCCATCAAGCAGGCTATTTTAGCCGGTAATGATATTGTCTTGATGCCAATAGGAATTAAAGACAGTGCCAGCATTGAACAACTCGGCGAACTGTACGCTTATTTGCAGGCCGAAGCGGAAAAAGACCCGGTGCTGAAGCAACGCATTGAAGATTCCGCCCAGCGGGTGATTTATACCAAGCTCAGTAAACGCATCTCCCCTGCGCCTCATAATGCTGCCACGGCTGAAAGCATTGTCGCTTCCAAGGCGCACAAGGATCTGGAAAACGCCATTTCGGAGCGGGCCATTACGCTGATCAAAAACGATCGGGTCCTGCCTTATCCGCTTAAAGCACAAAACAACATTATGGTCTTTTCGGACGAAGGCCCACGCAATGAGTTAATCAACAAGCATTTAGCTCAGATTGCCGACGAGTTGAAAGTGGGCTTAAACGTCAAAGATCAGGTGGTCAAACTGGATCAGGACACGTTGACGACCGAAGAAATTGAGCAGCAACTGCAAGGTCAGCAGTTGGTTATCCTGGCTACCTACAACCTGAAGCTCAACCCAGCCAATGCGCAGCGCATCATCGACGTAGCCAACAAGCAAAACATTCCTCTGGTGGTTATTGCTACGCGTAATCCCTATGACATCGCTTATTTATCGGGCGTAAAGGCTAACATTGCGATTTATGGTATCACCGGTTTTGATGTCACCAATAACGTCCGCAACAGCCTGGAAACCAATATTCGCAGTGGTTTAAGAACGCTGTTCAAGGGGCCAGCAGGGGATAGCCTTGCAACGCCTCACGGTAAATTGCCGGTTGATATTAAAACACCAGATAATAATAACGTGCTCTACCCACGCGGTTACGGATTAACAGCATTATAA
- a CDS encoding SIS domain-containing protein: MSVLNEITWLLPSLAENQQKIAKYILDNPEAVLGMSSSQFAEDAGVSQSAIVKFSQKIGMKGFPALKIAISEELGRNNLFKSSPHKALHNAISSEDSLMVVAQKLAHEKNAAIVETTKRINFAIFQQVVDAIDNAQRVQIVGIWGSGLTAKDLSYKLQKIGILSLVEADLHVQIATAQALTAKDVQIVISFSGRRKDMHIAASMAKAQGATVVAITGSKDNPLAKIADYVLESVSDENEWRSSSISSRTAQNTLTDLIFLALMQQRKESAKPLVLNASMTINNLDD; the protein is encoded by the coding sequence ATGTCAGTCCTGAACGAAATCACCTGGTTGTTGCCAAGCCTGGCCGAAAACCAGCAAAAAATCGCTAAATATATCCTTGATAACCCGGAAGCCGTCCTGGGCATGTCTTCTTCCCAGTTTGCTGAAGATGCGGGGGTCAGCCAGTCTGCCATCGTCAAGTTTAGCCAGAAAATCGGTATGAAAGGCTTCCCTGCCCTGAAAATTGCCATCAGTGAGGAGCTGGGTAGAAATAACCTGTTCAAGTCCTCTCCGCACAAGGCCTTGCATAACGCCATCTCGTCGGAAGATTCATTGATGGTTGTGGCACAAAAGCTGGCCCATGAGAAAAATGCCGCAATCGTCGAGACGACAAAAAGGATCAATTTCGCCATTTTCCAACAGGTGGTCGATGCCATCGATAACGCCCAGCGCGTGCAGATCGTCGGCATTTGGGGCTCTGGCCTCACCGCCAAAGATCTGAGCTATAAATTACAAAAGATCGGTATCCTGAGCCTGGTGGAAGCCGATCTTCACGTCCAGATTGCCACCGCGCAGGCGCTAACCGCCAAAGACGTACAAATCGTGATTTCTTTCAGTGGCCGCAGGAAAGATATGCATATCGCCGCCTCCATGGCAAAAGCACAGGGAGCGACAGTGGTCGCCATAACCGGCAGCAAAGATAATCCTTTAGCCAAAATAGCCGATTATGTATTGGAAAGTGTCTCTGATGAAAACGAGTGGCGTAGCTCTTCGATTTCGTCCAGAACCGCACAGAATACCCTGACGGATTTGATTTTCCTGGCGTTAATGCAACAACGCAAAGAGAGCGCCAAACCTCTGGTGCTGAATGCGAGCATGACCATTAATAACCTGGACGACTGA
- the murQ gene encoding N-acetylmuramic acid 6-phosphate etherase: MKINLSQMVTESRNPASSQIDTLPTLDMLAVINSEDQKVPLAVAATLPEIARVVDLVVEAFANGGRLIYCGAGTSGRLGILDASECPPTYGTPREQVVGLIAGGHAAILQAVENAEDSPQMGEQDLRNLDFNARDVLVGIAASGRTPYVLGAIAYARSVGATAVAISCNPNSEMGQAADIAIEPVVGPEVVTGSSRMKAGTAQKLILNMITTGAMIRSGKVYSNLMVDVEATNAKLIQRQVNIVVEATECSPEEAEEALNQCQRHCKTAIVMILGGLSAPEASAVLSKNKGFIRQALQGIQA, translated from the coding sequence ATGAAGATAAATTTAAGCCAGATGGTGACGGAAAGCCGCAACCCGGCCAGTTCGCAAATTGATACGCTGCCCACACTGGATATGCTCGCCGTGATCAACAGCGAAGACCAAAAAGTGCCGCTGGCGGTAGCCGCCACCTTGCCAGAAATCGCCAGGGTAGTGGATCTGGTGGTGGAGGCTTTTGCCAACGGTGGCCGATTGATTTATTGCGGAGCGGGCACCTCTGGCCGGTTGGGGATCCTGGATGCCAGTGAGTGCCCACCTACTTACGGCACGCCGCGTGAGCAGGTAGTTGGTCTGATTGCCGGGGGCCATGCCGCGATTTTGCAGGCGGTGGAAAATGCCGAAGATAGTCCGCAAATGGGCGAGCAGGATCTGCGTAATCTCGATTTCAACGCGCGTGATGTGTTGGTCGGCATCGCAGCGAGCGGCCGCACCCCTTATGTGCTGGGGGCAATAGCTTATGCCCGTAGCGTTGGGGCGACTGCCGTAGCCATCTCATGCAATCCGAATAGCGAAATGGGTCAGGCAGCCGATATCGCGATTGAACCGGTGGTAGGCCCAGAAGTGGTGACAGGTTCATCGCGGATGAAAGCGGGAACGGCGCAGAAGTTAATCCTGAATATGATCACCACCGGGGCGATGATCCGCAGCGGCAAGGTTTACAGCAACCTGATGGTCGACGTGGAAGCCACCAACGCCAAGCTGATACAGCGCCAGGTCAATATCGTGGTCGAAGCCACGGAGTGCAGCCCTGAAGAGGCGGAAGAGGCACTTAATCAATGTCAGCGCCACTGCAAAACCGCGATTGTGATGATCCTCGGCGGCTTGTCTGCACCTGAGGCCAGCGCGGTTTTGAGTAAAAACAAAGGATTTATCCGTCAAGCACTGCAAGGGATACAGGCATAA
- the murP gene encoding PTS N-acetylmuramic acid transporter subunit IIBC yields the protein MAKITVPMIEQILLLVGGSKNIIICGNCMTRLRLTLKDRQQIRLEELKKIPGVMGVVNGDDQLQVILGPGKAQTASEMMNALLTAQPQQERGNAEQADLQALASENKQQMKAKQNSAVHNFLTKFATIFTPLIPGFIAAGLLLGIATLMQQTLIVEGVAPAAWLKGLIAYMKVFSIGLFTFLSILIGFNTQKAFGGTGVNGAIIASLFVLRYVPEGTTGYYAGMSDFFGLAIDPRGNIIGVLLACILGAWIERQVRRVIPDNLDMILTSSITLLITGAITFVVIMPVGGELFKGMSWLFMHLNGNPFGTAILAGLFLIAVVFGIHQGFVPVYFALMDAQGFNSLFPILAMAGAGQVGASLALFARSPKGSLLRTQIKGAIFPGLLGIGEPLIYGVTLPRLKPFVTACLGGAVGGFFIGLVAWMGLPVGLNTVFGPSGLVSIPLMTSANGIFAGMLVYVAGILISYIAGFILTWLFGSKDVDLS from the coding sequence ATGGCGAAAATAACCGTTCCGATGATAGAGCAAATTTTACTTCTGGTAGGCGGCAGTAAAAATATCATTATCTGCGGTAACTGCATGACCAGGCTGCGTCTGACGTTAAAAGATCGTCAGCAAATACGGCTTGAAGAGTTGAAGAAGATCCCTGGCGTGATGGGGGTAGTTAACGGCGACGATCAACTGCAGGTTATCCTCGGCCCTGGCAAAGCGCAAACTGCCAGCGAGATGATGAATGCGTTGTTAACGGCGCAGCCGCAGCAGGAACGGGGGAATGCCGAGCAAGCTGACTTGCAGGCCCTGGCAAGTGAAAACAAGCAGCAGATGAAAGCCAAGCAAAATAGCGCGGTGCATAATTTCCTGACTAAATTTGCCACGATTTTTACGCCGTTGATCCCAGGTTTTATTGCCGCAGGGCTGTTGTTGGGGATCGCTACCCTGATGCAGCAAACGCTGATCGTGGAGGGAGTGGCACCGGCCGCATGGCTCAAAGGGCTGATCGCTTACATGAAAGTGTTCAGCATCGGTTTGTTTACCTTCCTTAGTATCCTGATTGGCTTTAATACTCAGAAGGCCTTTGGTGGCACCGGGGTTAACGGTGCGATCATCGCTTCGCTGTTTGTTTTACGCTATGTACCGGAAGGAACTACCGGCTACTACGCAGGGATGAGCGACTTTTTTGGGCTGGCGATCGACCCACGCGGTAACATTATTGGGGTGCTACTGGCCTGTATCTTGGGCGCATGGATCGAAAGGCAGGTGCGCCGGGTGATCCCCGATAATCTGGATATGATCCTGACTTCGTCAATTACCCTGCTGATCACTGGCGCCATTACCTTTGTGGTGATTATGCCGGTTGGCGGTGAGTTGTTTAAGGGCATGTCATGGCTGTTTATGCACTTGAACGGCAACCCGTTCGGTACCGCCATTCTGGCCGGGTTGTTCCTGATCGCCGTTGTGTTTGGCATTCATCAGGGCTTTGTGCCGGTTTACTTTGCCTTGATGGATGCGCAGGGCTTCAACTCGCTGTTCCCTATTCTGGCGATGGCCGGTGCAGGGCAGGTGGGGGCGTCACTGGCGCTATTTGCTCGCTCTCCTAAAGGCTCTCTGCTTCGTACCCAGATTAAAGGTGCCATTTTCCCCGGCCTGCTGGGGATTGGTGAGCCGCTGATTTACGGCGTCACCTTACCGCGTCTGAAGCCTTTCGTTACTGCCTGTCTTGGGGGCGCGGTCGGTGGGTTCTTTATCGGTCTGGTTGCCTGGATGGGGTTGCCGGTGGGGCTGAATACGGTGTTTGGTCCTTCGGGCCTGGTGTCGATCCCATTAATGACCTCAGCCAACGGGATTTTTGCCGGCATGCTGGTGTATGTCGCCGGTATTTTGATCTCCTATATCGCCGGCTTTATTCTGACCTGGTTGTTTGGCAGCAAGGATGTTGATTTAAGCTGA
- a CDS encoding winged helix-turn-helix domain-containing protein, with product MIYIIENRVLFNMDENAFTLLEDGNEKIIISNPARRVLALLIEQHGSIVLRETLFQKVWDDYGLISSNNNLNQCISKLRKIISSLGIESEFIVTIPKIGFLIKKETKVQVYLESEKQEILDEKPLIHDDKSHETVLLKEKPTPVVDINNKNNIKKSVVVYLFLALSFCLISFFVILSYDKKPMQLNHFVANFGECKLYSVTPITKSENEKFIARAKCFMADKNMVCKSNDAFIFHTESTLSPINTGSFREFMARCEVGKDNRIESCQSFYRNDRKCNE from the coding sequence ATGATTTATATCATTGAAAATCGCGTGCTTTTCAATATGGATGAAAACGCGTTTACGCTTCTTGAGGATGGGAATGAGAAAATAATCATTTCTAATCCGGCTCGGCGTGTCCTGGCCTTGCTTATCGAACAGCATGGTTCCATCGTACTACGCGAGACTCTGTTCCAGAAGGTTTGGGATGATTATGGTTTGATTTCAAGCAATAACAATCTCAATCAATGTATCAGTAAATTGCGGAAAATCATTTCCAGCTTAGGTATCGAATCAGAATTTATCGTAACCATTCCTAAAATTGGTTTCTTGATCAAGAAAGAAACCAAAGTGCAAGTTTATCTTGAATCTGAAAAGCAGGAAATCCTTGATGAAAAGCCTTTAATTCATGATGATAAATCACATGAAACCGTTTTGCTTAAAGAAAAGCCAACTCCAGTTGTCGATATAAATAACAAAAATAATATCAAAAAATCTGTCGTGGTTTATCTTTTTCTCGCTCTAAGCTTTTGTTTAATCTCATTTTTTGTAATCTTAAGTTACGATAAAAAACCTATGCAACTTAACCATTTTGTTGCAAATTTTGGTGAGTGTAAATTGTACTCTGTGACACCCATTACTAAGAGTGAAAATGAAAAATTTATAGCTCGAGCCAAATGTTTTATGGCCGATAAAAATATGGTTTGCAAAAGTAATGATGCCTTCATATTTCATACTGAATCAACGTTATCTCCTATTAACACCGGCTCCTTTCGTGAGTTTATGGCAAGATGCGAGGTGGGTAAAGACAACCGCATAGAATCATGCCAGAGTTTTTATAGAAATGATAGGAAATGCAATGAGTAA
- a CDS encoding FidL-like protein: protein MSNIKTKNIIISTVLVTAVLVLYAIYTVFSYQNNRVDEPIYNYGCRGNISVESIYNDKLVTMNANVYFSFLNSHNIIYAISGTATMYNEKNEVIKKQTILRNIYYSYRVESVRQHTYTLNSERIDVNAIDNIDNNFASLVMFDSMFKVGYNDIVVIKPKTENTILISNNQSPFMMCVYH, encoded by the coding sequence ATGAGTAATATAAAAACAAAAAACATAATAATCTCTACTGTATTGGTGACGGCAGTACTTGTTCTATATGCTATTTATACCGTATTCAGTTACCAAAACAATCGCGTGGATGAGCCCATTTATAACTACGGTTGTCGTGGTAATATTAGTGTGGAAAGCATATACAATGACAAACTTGTGACTATGAATGCCAATGTTTACTTCTCATTCTTGAATTCGCACAATATTATTTACGCAATAAGTGGCACCGCGACAATGTATAATGAAAAAAATGAAGTCATAAAAAAGCAAACGATCTTAAGAAATATTTACTATAGTTATCGAGTTGAGAGTGTTAGACAGCATACTTATACATTGAACAGTGAGCGTATCGATGTCAATGCAATCGATAATATTGATAACAATTTCGCAAGCCTTGTCATGTTTGACAGCATGTTCAAAGTGGGCTATAACGATATAGTAGTGATTAAACCGAAAACCGAGAATACTATTTTAATTTCGAATAATCAGTCACCTTTTATGATGTGTGTGTATCATTAA
- a CDS encoding helix-turn-helix domain-containing protein, whose amino-acid sequence MEFRNNARSLVKALEDPRVQYDDQKLKEEVELEYILQKMREEAGLSQAEVAKRLGVTPPAISRLEKKPTHASFKTLKRYALACGFSLYFYYR is encoded by the coding sequence ATGGAGTTTAGAAACAATGCCAGATCGCTGGTGAAAGCACTGGAAGATCCGCGAGTTCAGTACGACGATCAAAAATTGAAAGAAGAGGTTGAGTTAGAGTATATTCTACAAAAAATGCGTGAAGAAGCGGGATTAAGCCAGGCAGAAGTCGCAAAAAGACTGGGAGTCACACCACCAGCAATTAGCCGTTTGGAAAAGAAACCGACACACGCCAGCTTTAAAACGCTCAAACGCTATGCATTGGCATGTGGTTTTAGCCTGTACTTTTATTATCGATAG
- a CDS encoding helix-turn-helix transcriptional regulator has product MAVWQEINDLEPMSQGSCFIVFFNDFCTEMGLNYLLENAYSELGVYKMQRSIQQYTMPTYDLINYFSALKRDCINNRVIILTESKEMEILHSLTSFKMFHLLSKKETLQFIHRVVTQSVNTNNQYASPGIIEKKEANGANKPLSQREWFVLNSLARKITPAAIGKMAGINIKTVSAHKMNAMRKLGLTSPQFLQLLVGLSEVKNISTMVLKEPPK; this is encoded by the coding sequence ATGGCGGTTTGGCAAGAAATAAATGACTTGGAACCAATGAGTCAGGGATCGTGCTTTATTGTTTTTTTTAATGATTTTTGTACGGAGATGGGGCTTAATTATTTGTTGGAGAATGCGTATTCTGAGCTAGGCGTTTATAAAATGCAGCGTTCTATCCAGCAGTATACTATGCCGACTTATGATTTAATTAATTATTTTTCAGCCTTAAAAAGAGATTGCATTAATAACAGAGTCATTATTTTAACCGAGAGTAAAGAGATGGAGATTTTACATTCCCTTACTTCATTTAAAATGTTCCATTTATTGTCAAAAAAAGAGACCCTACAGTTTATCCATCGTGTTGTTACTCAGTCCGTCAATACTAATAACCAATATGCTAGCCCAGGCATTATTGAAAAGAAAGAAGCTAATGGTGCTAATAAACCCCTCTCACAGCGGGAGTGGTTTGTATTAAACAGTTTGGCTCGAAAAATAACGCCTGCGGCCATTGGCAAGATGGCAGGAATAAATATTAAAACCGTCAGCGCGCATAAAATGAACGCCATGAGAAAGTTAGGACTTACCTCGCCACAGTTCCTTCAATTATTAGTGGGACTTTCCGAAGTTAAAAATATTAGCACGATGGTACTGAAAGAACCGCCAAAATGA
- a CDS encoding fimbrial protein, whose amino-acid sequence MSISAETANVKKSTIRADKAEDGMKLNRTYSVLALLLCIFVGTAAASPAHQSAEGMRGKLSFSGAVITSPCHIEMASDEQVIPLGVISNATFNRVGAHSSPIPLKIHVVNCVMEKHSAFDKVKMNEESANNGYLVSITFYGESASSTRQDLLGGKDMKHGVGLAIENEQGERVILGEESQLFRLQDNNDVLQLFVMLESYEQLDRIQLGNFYTQATFRLSYK is encoded by the coding sequence ATGAGTATCAGTGCCGAAACAGCCAATGTGAAAAAATCAACAATAAGAGCCGATAAAGCGGAGGATGGCATGAAGCTTAACCGCACATATAGTGTACTGGCATTACTGTTATGCATTTTCGTTGGGACCGCGGCGGCTAGCCCAGCGCACCAATCAGCGGAAGGAATGCGCGGGAAACTGTCATTTTCCGGTGCGGTGATCACCTCGCCTTGTCACATTGAAATGGCTAGCGATGAACAGGTTATCCCTTTAGGGGTTATTAGCAACGCAACGTTTAACCGAGTGGGTGCTCACTCTTCACCCATTCCTTTAAAAATACATGTCGTCAACTGCGTCATGGAAAAACACTCCGCCTTCGATAAGGTAAAAATGAACGAAGAAAGTGCCAACAATGGCTATCTGGTTTCAATAACTTTTTACGGTGAAAGCGCCTCCTCGACGCGACAGGATTTATTGGGTGGGAAGGATATGAAGCATGGGGTTGGCTTGGCTATTGAGAACGAACAGGGAGAACGGGTGATTTTAGGCGAGGAAAGCCAACTATTCCGGCTACAAGATAATAACGATGTACTGCAATTGTTCGTCATGTTGGAAAGTTATGAACAACTAGATCGTATTCAACTAGGTAATTTCTATACACAAGCTACCTTTAGGCTTAGCTATAAATAA
- a CDS encoding fimbrial biogenesis chaperone: MTILACNATFAAINLDRTRVIFGSNDQSVSVMLENQSKSLPYLAQVWLENAAGEKIPSPLVALPPMQRIDSGQKSLVRILQLADAKALPKDRESIFYFNVREVPPKSELNNVMQVAIQSRIKVFFRPAAITPKQGDIWQEKIAVTAQNGTVKMANPTPFYITIGYLSQDNRGNFPGFDSVMIAPYSTETVATGGYSGERYSIGYMDDYGGLQINEYQCRNSQCEKINNKSR; this comes from the coding sequence ATGACTATTTTAGCCTGCAATGCCACCTTTGCTGCAATTAACCTGGACAGAACTCGCGTGATATTCGGGAGTAACGATCAATCTGTCAGCGTCATGCTTGAAAATCAGAGTAAAAGCTTGCCCTATCTGGCACAAGTTTGGCTTGAGAATGCCGCCGGGGAAAAAATCCCCAGTCCGCTAGTCGCTCTGCCGCCAATGCAGCGTATCGACTCAGGCCAAAAAAGCCTGGTCAGGATCCTGCAACTGGCAGATGCGAAAGCATTACCTAAGGATCGTGAGTCGATTTTTTATTTCAATGTCAGAGAAGTGCCGCCGAAGAGCGAACTAAACAACGTGATGCAGGTAGCGATCCAAAGCCGGATAAAAGTGTTCTTCCGACCTGCGGCAATTACGCCAAAGCAAGGGGATATCTGGCAGGAGAAGATCGCGGTGACGGCGCAAAATGGCACGGTAAAAATGGCTAACCCGACCCCCTTCTACATCACAATTGGCTATTTAAGCCAGGATAATCGCGGCAATTTCCCTGGTTTTGACAGCGTCATGATCGCTCCATACTCGACAGAAACGGTGGCTACCGGTGGCTATAGTGGCGAACGCTATAGCATTGGGTATATGGATGACTATGGCGGTCTGCAGATCAATGAGTATCAGTGCCGAAACAGCCAATGTGAAAAAATCAACAATAAGAGCCGATAA